The region CGAGAGGGGAAGTATTATATCTCCCCGTCGAAATTTGGTAGCAGTATGCAGACAGCCACCCTTAGTGGGAGCTGGGAGTTTCGACGTTCCGGCGACGAACGCTGGCGCGAGGCGACCGTTCCCGGAGGGATATACGGAGACCTACTGAGCGCGGGCGAGATCGACGATCCGTACGAAAACGACAACGAACTCGACCTGCAGTGGGTCGGTGAATCGGATTGGGAGTACCGTCGGGTCGTGACGGTCGGCGAATCGCTCCTCGACCACGAGCGGGTCGTGCTTCAGTGCGACGGTCTGGACACCGTTGCGACCGTCTACGTCAACGGTGAAATCGTCGGCGGGGCCGAAAACATGTTCCGACGACACGTGTTCGACGTCGCCGACGCCCTAACAGCAGGGGAAAACGAGGTTCGAATCCGGTTTCGCTCGCCCGTCGAGTACGCGGCCGAGCGGGCGGCGGACCACCCGTACGACGTGCCCACGCTTCGATATCCGGTCGACCAGCCCGCTCGAAACTTCATCCGAAAGGCCCAGTGTCATTTCGGCTGGGACTGGGGGCCGTGTCTTCCCACGGTCGGTATCTGGCGCGACCTCCGACTGGTCGCCCACTCGTCGCCGCGAATCGACCACGTAACGCCCGTACAGCGCCACGGCCAAGGGGACGTCGAACTCGACGTTCGAGTCGGACTCTCGGTGCCGACCCCCGGCGAGTACGAGGTTTCCGCGGCGGTCGATGGAACCGACGCGTCGGCGAGTCGGCGGGTGACGCTCGACGGTGACGGGGAAGTCGCGCTGTCGATGACCGTCGAGAAGCCGGAACTGTGGTGGCCCGCCGGTCGCGGCGACCAACCGCTGTACGACCTCGGCGTGACCGTCGAAGGCGACGTCGCCCACTCGGTGGCCGAACGGATCGGATTCCGTGACGTCGAACTCGTTCGACCGCCCGACGGGGACGGTGACGGCGAGGGCTTCCACCTCCGAGTGAACGGCGAACCGATCTTCGCCCGCGGCGCGAACTGGATCCCCGCCGACGCCATGTATCGAAACGTGACCACGGAAACGTACGACGACTTGCTCTCCAGCGCCGTCGATGCCAACATGAACGCGGTTCGCGTTTGGGGCGGCGGCTACTACGAACGAGACGCCTTCTATCGCCTCTGCGACGAGAAGGGACTGCTCGTCTGGCAGGACTTCATGTTCTCCTGCGCGCTGTATCCGGGCGACGACGCGTTCGTGAACTCGGTCGAGGCGGAGGCGCGTTATCAGGTCCGTCGTCTTTCGACCCATCCCTCGGTCGCGCTGTGGTGCGGCAACAACGAACTCGAAGTCGGCGTGGAGAGTTGGTTCGCGGACAGCGACCACATCGACCGACTCGAAGACGACTACGACGAACTGTTCAGGGAAACTCTCGGAGCGGTCGTGGACGAGGAGAACCCGTCCTGTCCGTACTGGTCTGCCTCCCCGTCCAGCGGTCCAGACAGGCTCGACCCGGAGGACGAAGGACGTGGCGACATCCACTACTGGGGTGTCTGGCACGAGGGGAAACCGTTCTCGGCGTTTCTGGAGACGGAACCGCGGTTCGTCTCGGAGTTCGGCTATCAGTCCTTCCCCTCGGTCGAAACGCTGGCCGACGTGGTTCCGGCCGACCAGCACAATCCGACCGCGCCGCTGATGGAACACCACCAGCGTAACGAGGGCGGCAACAAGCGCATCCTCCAGCGGATGGCCGACCACTTCCGCATGCCGTCGGACTTCGACGATTTCGTCTACTTGAGCCAGATTCAGCAGGGGTTGGCCATCCGTACCGCGGTCGAACACTGGCGACGGCGGAAACCACACTGTATGGGGACGCTCTACTGGCAGCTGAACGACCTCTGGCAGTGTGCGTCGTGGTCGTCCGTCGAATACGGCGGCGAGTGGAAGGCGCTCCACCACATCGCGCGGCGATTCTACGAACCGACCTTGGTTTCAATGGTCGAGGACGAGGAGGACCTCGAACTGTGGGTGACGAACGACGGCGGCGAGCCGATTTCCGGGACGGTCCGCGTGGACGCCGTCACGGTGGACGGCGAGCACCTGTTCGAAACCGCGTTCGCCGCCGAGGTACACGGGGACGGGAGCGACCGAATCGGCACTGTCGACGTCGGAACCGCACTCGGCGACGCCGCGCGCTCGGAGGTGCTGTTCCGGGCGACCCCGGTGACTCTCGGCTCTGCCTCGTCCGCGTATCACACGCTCGTCCCGTACAAACGGCTCTCGCTGCCGGACTCCGACCTCGAACTGACGGTGCGCGACGGAAACGCAATCGTTCGCGCCCCCAAAGCCGCGCTCTTCGTCGAGTTGCGAAGCGACGGACGCGGGCGGTTCGAGGACAACTACTTCCACCTCGCGCCGGGAGAGGAGCGGACGCTCGCGTACGAATCCGAGCGTGACGTCTCCGACGAGGAGTTGGAAGAGTCGATTTCCGTTCGCCACCTCGCCGAGACGTACTGACCGAACCGCCTCGCTTCGTTTTCGTTCTCCCCCACTCGGCGGTCCGTGCACGGGTTGCCCGGACTTCCCGCGGCGACACCCGACGCTCACGTTTCCCGTGACCACTCCGGTGGTTCGTCGGAAAGTCCGTCCGGGTACCACGGATACGCGACCGGTGATTCTCGCGTTCCTGGACGATTATTTGCAACCTCGAAACGACGAGATAATGACGTCCCGTCGATGAGCGGCGGAAGTGTTTGACTACATCAAATAATACGAATACTGATTCCGAATACGGCGTCGTGACGAGGGACGGAAACGCTCCGAGAAAGGACAAATCGCGCACCTAAACGGAGAATCTCGCGGGTTTCGTACCGATTCCAGTGGTGTGGGAGCTAGTATGAGCTACGGCTTTTCGTTTGAAATCATCAAATCTATTGTTTCGGCTTCGCTCTCCGTTTGATATACTAAAACAAAAACCGGTGTGCCGTCGGGACGTTCACACGGGCTGACGGGGATTCCAGAACAACAAACGTTCTATTTATTCGTGAACAACCTGCGGTTCGGCCGAAAACGGCCTCGATGAGCCACGGTTCGTCGTGAAACCGCGCGTTTTTCTACGGGTAGCCCCGGTCCGGCTTTCGTTTGAATTTATCAAACCACCTGTGGCGTCCGGGACGTTCGAGCGGTTCGCGTTCATCGACCCGATGGAGAATTACACCACTAGTGATGTAATGGTTACTCGGCGAACCGTTTGGACGGATGTTGACGGTCGGTGACCGTTCCACCGGCCACGCTGGTTCTTCGACGTGCGCGAACGGAAATCCACACACGGGTCGAAAGGAGGCATCGGTATCGCGGCAGGAAGACGGCGGTTTCGAGGAAACGGGTGGAACATCGCCGCCACGGGAATGGTTATTAGGCCACCACCACAACGACCCAACCATGCCGACGGAATCGACCGCGACGTTCGAATCGTCGTTACGAACGTTCGACGTGCCGTGTACAGTGACGACCGTCGATGACTTCCCCGACGCGCTGGACGCGGCAATCGAGGCGCCTGCGGTGGGCGTCCCACTGGACATCGACGGAATAGATGTGGACGACGCGGACGTGACGCGCTCGCCGTCCACGGGACAACTCGCGGACGCGAAGACGGGCGTCACACCCGCCGCGCTCGGCGTCGCAGCACACGGAAGTCTCCTTCTGCAGTCGTCCGCAGAGGGGACCGAACCCGTCAGTCTCTATCCTCCCCGTCACGTCGCCGTGGTTCGGGAGAGCGACATCGTTCCCGATGTTCGAGACGCGCTCGAACGGCTTGACAGCGAGTTCGACGCCGGTCGGCGGTCCGCCGTCTTCGCCACCGGCGTCAGCGCCACGGGCGACATGGGCGCGCTCGTGGAAGGCGTTCACGGACCGGGCGACGTCCGCGTCATCGTCGTGGAGGGGCGCTGATGAGCGGCGAGAGCCGACGCCGGACGGCGGCGAAAATTCGCAACCTGCTGGAGACGGAGGGAGAGAGCGTTCAGGAGAACACGACGCATTTCAACGAGGGACGCTACGACGCGATTCAGGAGTTCGACGGGTACGAAGCGGTCCGCGAGGAAGCGCGCGCCATCAAGGAGGACGCCATCGACCGACTCCCCGAACTGGTCGAAACCCTCCGCGAGTCGGTCGAGGAGAACGGCGGCCACCTGTACGTCGCCGACGACGCCGCGGACGCGAACGCGTACATCCGAACCGTCGTCGACGATGCCGACGCGGAATCCGTCGTCAAGAGCAAGTCGATGACGACCGAGGAACTCGACGTCAACGAGGCGCTCGAAACCGACGACGTTGACGTCTGGGAAACGGACCTCGGCGAGTTCGTCATCCAAGTCGCGGACGAAGCGCCGTCGCATCTCATCGGACCGGCGTTCCACCGGACGACCGACGACGTTGCCGACCTCTTCAACGAGTACTTCGACCCGGACGAACCGTTCGAGACGGCGGAACAGCTCACCGACTTCGCCCGGGACTACCTCGGCGAGCGAATCCGCGACGCCGACGTCGGCATGACCGGCGCGAACTTCGTCCTCGCCGACTCGGGGACGATAACGCTCGTCACCAACGAAGGGAACGCGCGGAAGTGTGCGGTGACGCCCGATACCCACATCGCGGTCACCGGCGTCGAGAAGGTCATCCCGTCGCTGTCGGAACTCGGGCCGTTCGTGGAACTCATCGCCCGGTCGGCCACCGGGCAGGACATCGCCCAGTACGTCTCGCTGTTCAGTCCGCCGACCGACTCGCCCACGCTGGATTTCGAGCACCCCGACGAGCCGGGATTCGGACCCCAGCGCGACCGGGAGTTCCACCTCGTCCTCATCGACAACGGCCGCATGGCGATGCGCGAGGACGATCAGTTGCGCGAGACGCTGTACTGCATCCGCTGTGGTGCCTGTGCGAACTCCTGTGCGAACTTCCAGCACGTCGGCGGCCACGCCTTCGGCGGCGAGACGTACACCGGTGGCATCGCCACCGGTTGGGAGACCGGCGTCCACGGCATCGAGAGCGCGGGCGAGTTCAACGACCTCTGTACGGGGTGCTCGCGCTGCGTGAACGCCTGCCCGGTCAAAATCGACATCCCGTGGATAAACACGGTCGTCCGCGACCGGCTCAACCGAGAGCACGACTCGTCGGAGTTCGACTTCCTCGTCGAAGGGCTGACGCCGGACGAGGAACCCGCGGGTCTCGACCTCCAGAAGCGCGCGTTCGGCAACTTCGAGACGCTGGCGAAGGTGGCGAGCAAAACCGCCCCCGTCTCGAATCGACTGCTCGGGTCGGCCCCCGTCAGGGCCGCGATGAGCCGACTCGCGGGAATCGACCGCCGCCGCGACCTGCCGACCTTCCAGGGTGAATCGCTCGTCGAGTGGTTCGCGGCGCGTGGCGGGAGCCGCGTCCACGACGCCGACCGAACCGCCGTCCTGTACCCCGACGTGTACACGAACTACGTTCTCGTGGACCGCGGGAAGGCGGCGGTGGCCCTCCTCGAATCCCTCGGCGTCGAGGTCGTCGTTCCCGACGTCCCCGGAAGTGGCCGCGCACCGCTCTCGCAGGGAATGGTCGACACCGCGGAATCGAAGGCCCACCGCGTGTTCGACCGCCTCCGTCGGCACATCGACCGCGGCCGCGATGTCGTCGTCATCGAACCGAGCGACCTCGCCATGTTCCGACGGGAGTACGAGAAGTTGCTCCCCCCGCGCGCCTTCGAAACCCTCTCCGAGAACAGCTACGAGGTGCTCGAATACGTGTTCGGACTGCTGGAAAACGGCGCTGACGCCGACGCGCTTGCGAGTCCGGGCACGAAACTCGCCTACCACAGCCACTGTCAGCAGCGAACGCTCGGAGTGGACGCTTACACCGAGGCGGTCTTCGAGCGCCTCGGCTACGACGTCGCTACGTCGGACGTGGAGTGTTGCGGCATGGCCGGGAGCTTCGGGTACAAATCGGAGTACTACGAGTTGAGCATGGACGTCGGGGAGACGCTCCGCGACCAGTTCGAGGACGAGACCGACCGGACCGTCGTCGCCTCCGGAACCTCCTGTACGGAGCAGCTCGTGGATCTCCTGTCCGCCGACGTGCGCCACCCGGTCGAAGTCATCGAGGCATCGCGGCGGTAGCCCTCCGCTCCTCGAAGACTAGTCGGCCGACGAACGCGAGTGATGGCGACGCGCGATAGAACGTCGGGTGAAAGCGCGGCTGACCGTGCCGACCACGGACCGACCCCGATTTTCGGCGACCGTCGCTATCGAAGCGTTCTCGGCCCATATCCGGCAGTGAACACGGTGGTAATCGCCGACTATAACCGAGGATTGCGCACGCTACCACGGGTAATCCGAGCGAACTTGCGGACGCACTCGTGGTACTGGTATCGGTACCGAGACCTGATATCGAGAACGGAATCCCAAGATGTCAGATTGTAGTATAACTCGGTCGAGAGCGGTTCTGGAATACGCTCAATCGATATTCGAACTACCGATGGATACAGGCCGTCTATACGGCGTTTTCCTTCACAAAAAGGAATTGTCCGCTCCGTTCACTCTCCATATTATCTGGTTTTTTATACGTTTTGGGGAACCTAGCAGGATGCACTCACGAGACCGAATTCAGTAAGTGGTCACACATTGGTAACAAATCGGACCATCGTGTTCTGAGACTTTTCGCATTTCTCTGCACCCCAAGTTAATCCGTTCCATCCGCTATTTTTAGCCGCCTCTTTCGATTAGTAATGTGGTCGAAACAAAGATACCTCCGCTCGATGGTGGATGTATGCTATCCGAAACAACTGTCGTCGATCAACAGTTCGAAGAAACCGTTCGCTCGCTGTTCGAAGATGCGGATTCCGTCCTGATAGTGAATCCCGCACCGCCCGTGTTTCGAGCGCTCATACTGACGGCGGTCGAATCCGACATCGACCTTCCCGACCTCAAGGTGCTCGCCAGTTCCGAAGTGCTGAAATCGGCCGTCGAGGACTTCATCCTCGCGAGTCGCGTCGCGGATTTGGTCGAACAGGAGGTACTGACACTCCGCACGACCTCGGATATCGCACGGAATTCCCTGCTCGTCAGCGAGGACCTCGTCGTGACGGTGATAACCTTGGACGGGAAACTGACGGGGCTGCAGTCGTCTGACGAGGAGTTGGTCGAAAACGTTCGGACGACGTTCATGGACGAGTGGGAGACGGGCGATACGTTCAGTTTGCGGACCCCGCCGTTCTCCCGCGTGAAAGAAACGCTCGACGAAGACTTCGGGGAGGACGTCAAGGACGATTTCATGATGATCGTCGAGTCGGTCGATACGATTCCGGGGGAGGACGACGAGCTCGATGAGGTCGCCATCGCGCTGCTGGTCGGAGCGAACAACGAGGAACTGCTCTACGACATCAGCAAATGGGGCGAGGACACCGGCGTCGCGAGTAAAGCAACGTTTTCGCGGACGAAAACGCGACTCGAAGACCGCGGCCTGATAGAGACGGAAAAGGTTCCCATCGACGTCGGCCGTCCGCGACTTCGGTTGGTCTTGGTACCGAACGACCTGCAGAACATCGACAATCTGGCCGAACAGGTGACCGCGTAGCGCCGACCGCCGCCCGCACCGAACGCCCGTCGGTCGCACTCGACGGGCGAAAACACACGAGGAGTGGAACGTACCGTGTCCGACGGATGAACGGAAGGCCCGGTTCT is a window of Haladaptatus paucihalophilus DX253 DNA encoding:
- a CDS encoding LUD domain-containing protein produces the protein MPTESTATFESSLRTFDVPCTVTTVDDFPDALDAAIEAPAVGVPLDIDGIDVDDADVTRSPSTGQLADAKTGVTPAALGVAAHGSLLLQSSAEGTEPVSLYPPRHVAVVRESDIVPDVRDALERLDSEFDAGRRSAVFATGVSATGDMGALVEGVHGPGDVRVIVVEGR
- the tbsP gene encoding transcriptional regulator TbsP, translating into MLSETTVVDQQFEETVRSLFEDADSVLIVNPAPPVFRALILTAVESDIDLPDLKVLASSEVLKSAVEDFILASRVADLVEQEVLTLRTTSDIARNSLLVSEDLVVTVITLDGKLTGLQSSDEELVENVRTTFMDEWETGDTFSLRTPPFSRVKETLDEDFGEDVKDDFMMIVESVDTIPGEDDELDEVAIALLVGANNEELLYDISKWGEDTGVASKATFSRTKTRLEDRGLIETEKVPIDVGRPRLRLVLVPNDLQNIDNLAEQVTA
- a CDS encoding beta-mannosidase, coding for MQTATLSGSWEFRRSGDERWREATVPGGIYGDLLSAGEIDDPYENDNELDLQWVGESDWEYRRVVTVGESLLDHERVVLQCDGLDTVATVYVNGEIVGGAENMFRRHVFDVADALTAGENEVRIRFRSPVEYAAERAADHPYDVPTLRYPVDQPARNFIRKAQCHFGWDWGPCLPTVGIWRDLRLVAHSSPRIDHVTPVQRHGQGDVELDVRVGLSVPTPGEYEVSAAVDGTDASASRRVTLDGDGEVALSMTVEKPELWWPAGRGDQPLYDLGVTVEGDVAHSVAERIGFRDVELVRPPDGDGDGEGFHLRVNGEPIFARGANWIPADAMYRNVTTETYDDLLSSAVDANMNAVRVWGGGYYERDAFYRLCDEKGLLVWQDFMFSCALYPGDDAFVNSVEAEARYQVRRLSTHPSVALWCGNNELEVGVESWFADSDHIDRLEDDYDELFRETLGAVVDEENPSCPYWSASPSSGPDRLDPEDEGRGDIHYWGVWHEGKPFSAFLETEPRFVSEFGYQSFPSVETLADVVPADQHNPTAPLMEHHQRNEGGNKRILQRMADHFRMPSDFDDFVYLSQIQQGLAIRTAVEHWRRRKPHCMGTLYWQLNDLWQCASWSSVEYGGEWKALHHIARRFYEPTLVSMVEDEEDLELWVTNDGGEPISGTVRVDAVTVDGEHLFETAFAAEVHGDGSDRIGTVDVGTALGDAARSEVLFRATPVTLGSASSAYHTLVPYKRLSLPDSDLELTVRDGNAIVRAPKAALFVELRSDGRGRFEDNYFHLAPGEERTLAYESERDVSDEELEESISVRHLAETY
- a CDS encoding LUD domain-containing protein is translated as MSGESRRRTAAKIRNLLETEGESVQENTTHFNEGRYDAIQEFDGYEAVREEARAIKEDAIDRLPELVETLRESVEENGGHLYVADDAADANAYIRTVVDDADAESVVKSKSMTTEELDVNEALETDDVDVWETDLGEFVIQVADEAPSHLIGPAFHRTTDDVADLFNEYFDPDEPFETAEQLTDFARDYLGERIRDADVGMTGANFVLADSGTITLVTNEGNARKCAVTPDTHIAVTGVEKVIPSLSELGPFVELIARSATGQDIAQYVSLFSPPTDSPTLDFEHPDEPGFGPQRDREFHLVLIDNGRMAMREDDQLRETLYCIRCGACANSCANFQHVGGHAFGGETYTGGIATGWETGVHGIESAGEFNDLCTGCSRCVNACPVKIDIPWINTVVRDRLNREHDSSEFDFLVEGLTPDEEPAGLDLQKRAFGNFETLAKVASKTAPVSNRLLGSAPVRAAMSRLAGIDRRRDLPTFQGESLVEWFAARGGSRVHDADRTAVLYPDVYTNYVLVDRGKAAVALLESLGVEVVVPDVPGSGRAPLSQGMVDTAESKAHRVFDRLRRHIDRGRDVVVIEPSDLAMFRREYEKLLPPRAFETLSENSYEVLEYVFGLLENGADADALASPGTKLAYHSHCQQRTLGVDAYTEAVFERLGYDVATSDVECCGMAGSFGYKSEYYELSMDVGETLRDQFEDETDRTVVASGTSCTEQLVDLLSADVRHPVEVIEASRR